A genome region from Bradyrhizobium commune includes the following:
- a CDS encoding DUF4118 domain-containing protein codes for MRRPELFGVPRVRPWSWQAFLLGFAIVAVSAVVQGACVALGAKLYFAAFLPSIFVVGILAGAPAAVFAVLLVIPLVWWAFMPPFFEFSPLTSAYADSINLFFLLAVLLIGLADLCRETMAIISRGGLKRSGESAATNPQ; via the coding sequence ATGAGGCGTCCGGAACTGTTCGGCGTACCGCGAGTACGGCCATGGTCGTGGCAGGCATTTCTGCTCGGTTTTGCAATCGTGGCGGTGTCAGCCGTGGTTCAAGGCGCGTGCGTCGCCCTCGGCGCAAAGCTCTATTTCGCGGCATTCCTGCCCAGCATCTTCGTGGTCGGCATTCTTGCCGGTGCGCCGGCGGCCGTCTTCGCCGTGCTGCTCGTCATACCGCTGGTGTGGTGGGCATTCATGCCGCCCTTCTTCGAGTTCAGCCCGTTGACCAGCGCGTACGCGGATTCCATCAACCTGTTCTTCCTGCTCGCCGTGCTCCTGATCGGCCTCGCCGACCTCTGTCGCGAGACCATGGCGATTATCAGTCGCGGCGGGCTGAAGCGATCGGGCGAGAGCGCGGCAACGAATCCGCAATAA
- a CDS encoding class 1 fructose-bisphosphatase, with product MTGQLRLDDHLQRYSETAPHALAVAAAVDAIAAAAIEIADLTGTGELADASGLTTGRNSDGDVQRDLDVQADAILRRCLSKLPIAALASEEMREPQTGDREAKICVAIDPLDGSSNIDINMTVGTIFSILPAPDDLALAFHQRGSAQLAAGFVTYGPQTSLVLTLGDGVDIFTLDRKARCFRLARSGVQISEACEEFAINASNRRHWDPPVRAFVDECLAGVEGPANHNFNMRWIGSLVAEAYRILTRGGVFLYPSDARPGYGDGRLRLTYEAHPMAMIIEQAGGSASTGRERILDLAAQSLHQRVPLIMGSSNEVRRVAELHCDPLLVASVSAPLFARRGFFRL from the coding sequence ATGACCGGGCAACTCAGGCTGGACGACCACCTTCAACGGTATTCCGAGACGGCGCCGCACGCGTTGGCCGTGGCTGCCGCAGTCGACGCCATCGCGGCGGCGGCAATCGAGATTGCCGACCTCACCGGCACGGGAGAACTGGCGGACGCCTCGGGCCTGACGACGGGCCGCAACAGCGACGGCGACGTGCAGCGCGATCTCGACGTGCAGGCGGACGCGATCCTGCGCCGCTGCCTCAGCAAGCTACCGATCGCGGCGCTGGCGTCGGAGGAGATGCGCGAGCCGCAGACCGGCGATCGCGAAGCCAAGATCTGCGTCGCGATCGATCCGCTCGACGGCTCCTCCAACATCGATATCAACATGACCGTCGGCACGATCTTCTCGATCCTGCCGGCGCCGGACGATCTCGCGCTCGCCTTCCACCAACGCGGCTCGGCGCAGCTCGCGGCGGGCTTCGTCACCTACGGCCCGCAGACCTCGCTGGTGCTGACCCTCGGCGACGGTGTCGACATCTTCACGCTCGATCGCAAGGCCCGCTGCTTCCGCCTCGCGCGCAGCGGCGTGCAAATATCAGAGGCCTGCGAAGAGTTCGCAATCAACGCGTCCAACCGTCGGCACTGGGACCCGCCGGTGCGCGCCTTCGTCGACGAATGCCTCGCCGGTGTCGAAGGGCCCGCGAACCACAATTTCAACATGCGCTGGATCGGCTCGCTGGTCGCGGAGGCCTATCGCATTCTCACCCGCGGCGGCGTGTTCCTCTATCCCTCCGACGCGCGGCCCGGCTATGGCGACGGCCGCCTGCGTCTCACCTATGAGGCGCACCCGATGGCGATGATCATCGAGCAGGCCGGCGGCTCCGCCTCGACCGGGCGCGAACGCATCCTCGACCTCGCAGCGCAAAGCCTGCATCAGCGCGTGCCGCTGATTATGGGATCGAGCAACGAGGTGCGGCGCGTCGCGGAATTGCACTGTGATCCGCTGCTGGTCGCGAGCGTCTCCGCGCCGCTGTTCGCGCGGCGCGGCTTCTTCCGGCTGTGA
- a CDS encoding phosphoribulokinase → MSRKHPIISITGSSGAGTTSVKRTFEQIFFREKVNAVYIEGDAFHRYDRAEMRTQMAREAERGNKHFSHFSPETNLFEELERAFRDYGETGTAVTRHYVHDAEESALHGVAPGIFTEWERLPENSDLLFYEGLHGAVVTEKVNVARYADLKIGVVPVINLEWIQKLHRDRSARGYSTEAVTDTILRRMPDYIHYICPQFTETDINFQRVPTVDTSNPFIARWIPTPDESMVVIRFKNPRGIDFPYLLSMLPQSWMSRANSIVCPGAKLDLAMQLILTPLIMQLIERKRSSK, encoded by the coding sequence ATGTCCCGCAAGCACCCGATCATCTCGATCACCGGCTCGTCCGGCGCCGGCACCACCTCGGTCAAGAGGACGTTTGAGCAGATATTCTTCCGCGAGAAGGTCAACGCCGTCTACATCGAGGGCGATGCGTTCCATCGCTACGACCGTGCCGAGATGCGCACGCAGATGGCCAGGGAGGCCGAGCGCGGCAACAAGCATTTCAGTCATTTCAGCCCCGAGACCAATCTGTTCGAGGAGCTGGAGCGTGCCTTCCGCGACTATGGCGAGACCGGCACCGCCGTGACGCGGCACTACGTTCATGACGCCGAGGAATCCGCGCTGCATGGCGTAGCGCCCGGAATCTTCACCGAATGGGAGCGACTGCCCGAAAATTCGGACCTGCTGTTCTACGAAGGTCTGCACGGCGCCGTGGTCACCGAAAAGGTCAATGTCGCGCGCTACGCCGATCTCAAGATCGGCGTCGTGCCCGTCATCAATCTCGAATGGATCCAAAAGCTGCACCGCGACCGCAGTGCGCGTGGTTACTCGACCGAGGCGGTTACCGACACGATCCTGCGGCGGATGCCGGACTACATCCACTACATCTGCCCGCAATTCACCGAGACCGACATCAACTTCCAGCGCGTTCCGACGGTGGACACGTCGAATCCGTTCATCGCGCGCTGGATCCCGACGCCGGACGAATCGATGGTCGTGATCCGCTTCAAGAATCCGCGCGGCATCGACTTCCCGTATCTGCTCTCGATGCTGCCGCAGAGCTGGATGTCGCGCGCGAATTCGATCGTGTGTCCGGGCGCGAAGCTTGATCTCGCGATGCAGCTGATCCTGACGCCTCTGATCATGCAGCTGATCGAGCGCAAGCGCAGCTCGAAGTGA
- a CDS encoding LysR family transcriptional regulator, which yields MSVKEFSYNGSGHAATQLRHLTIRQLRSLAALSAKGSVTAASTQLGLTQPAVTQQLRQLQDLAGLPLVQRTGDGMLLTEAGREVLALAERVEAAITDCQGALDLLAGRTGGTVHLGAVSTAKYFVPRAIAAFSKRHPKIEIKLSIGNREEIREAMHGYDLDCAVMGRPPADVSVDVRQLGRNPHVIIARKGHWLEKDSGLSLTDLVHETFLTREPGSGTRTLMEGMFQKSDLEPIIGMEMSSNETIKQAVIAGLGIAFISAHTVAHELAEGRLVVLDVAGLPIVRQWYVIRRSDKVLLPPAQAMFDFLGSEGANYLPDVPEFGARSSAAVSSSASSRPSPPERE from the coding sequence ATGAGCGTCAAAGAATTTTCTTATAATGGCTCCGGCCACGCGGCGACCCAGCTCCGGCATCTCACGATCCGACAGCTCCGCTCGCTCGCGGCGCTCTCGGCCAAGGGCAGCGTCACCGCGGCCTCGACCCAGCTTGGGCTGACGCAACCGGCCGTGACGCAGCAGCTGCGGCAGCTTCAAGACCTCGCCGGCCTGCCGCTGGTGCAGCGGACCGGCGATGGCATGCTGTTGACGGAGGCTGGCCGAGAGGTGCTGGCGCTCGCCGAGCGCGTCGAGGCCGCCATCACGGACTGCCAGGGCGCGCTTGATCTGCTCGCGGGCAGGACCGGCGGCACGGTGCATCTCGGCGCGGTCTCGACGGCAAAGTATTTCGTGCCGCGCGCGATCGCGGCGTTCTCGAAGCGACATCCGAAGATCGAGATCAAGCTCAGCATCGGCAATCGTGAGGAGATCCGCGAGGCCATGCATGGCTACGATCTCGATTGCGCCGTGATGGGTCGGCCGCCGGCCGACGTCAGCGTCGATGTCCGTCAGCTCGGGCGTAATCCGCACGTCATCATCGCGCGCAAGGGGCACTGGCTGGAGAAGGATTCCGGGTTGAGCCTGACCGATCTCGTCCACGAGACCTTCCTCACCCGCGAGCCGGGCTCTGGCACGCGGACGCTGATGGAGGGCATGTTCCAGAAGTCGGATCTCGAGCCGATCATCGGCATGGAGATGAGCAGCAACGAGACCATCAAGCAGGCGGTGATCGCGGGCCTCGGCATTGCCTTCATCTCGGCGCACACGGTCGCGCATGAGCTCGCCGAAGGCCGCCTCGTCGTGCTCGACGTCGCCGGCCTGCCGATCGTCCGGCAATGGTATGTGATCCGCCGCAGCGACAAGGTGCTGCTGCCGCCGGCGCAGGCGATGTTCGATTTCCTGGGCTCGGAGGGCGCGAACTATCTGCCCGACGTGCCCGAGTTCGGCGCGCGATCGTCCGCGGCGGTCAGCTCATCAGCTTCATCGCGACCGTCGCCGCCAGAACGAGAATGA